Below is a genomic region from Candidatus Acidulodesulfobacterium acidiphilum.
AGCTTTATTACAGAATAACCGTCGGCACTGCAAAAGAAAATAAAAAATTAGCCGATTTTTTTATAAAATTTTCGGAAAGTTTATAAAAAGGAGTTTTTAAAAAAATATAATTATGCCGCTTTTAATATGCTATAATGAAATAAAAGTTTAATAATACATTCTTCGGGAAGGTAAAATTTGCATGCCGGAAAAAAATACTATAAAAAAAAAGGCAAGAAAAGGTAAATTTATAAGAAAGACTACCGAAACGGATATAAAACTGGAATTAAATATCGACGGAAAAGGAAACTATAAAATCGATACGGGCGTTCCGTTTTTCAATCATATGCTGGAACAGTTTTCAAAACATTCCGGCTGCGATATATCTCTCAAAGCAAAAGGCGATATAGGGGTGGACCTGCATCATCTCATAGAAGATACCGGCATAGTTATAGGACATGCGTTCAAAGAATTATCCGGCGATAAGAGAGGCATCAAAAGATACGGTTTCTCATCCGTTCCTATGGATGAATCGCTTGTTCAATCCACGGCAGATTTTTGCGGCAGGTCGTTTTTTGTTTACAGA
It encodes:
- a CDS encoding imidazoleglycerol-phosphate dehydratase, whose product is MPEKNTIKKKARKGKFIRKTTETDIKLELNIDGKGNYKIDTGVPFFNHMLEQFSKHSGCDISLKAKGDIGVDLHHLIEDTGIVIGHAFKELSGDKRGIKRYGFSSVPMDESLVQSTADFCGRSFFVYRFMGEDISQAGKEFLKSSLRISKQESREILVDKFFYVYSNVFFDAVCKNALISLHINIQYGSNIHHMVEAVFKSVGRAVSDALEITGDSGIPSTKGSI